The Verrucomicrobiia bacterium genome contains the following window.
TAGGTATGCACATTGAAACGCGGCACGTCGTTCGTTTTGGCGGGCGCGTTATTTGTGCCCCCGGCGCCGGTTTCAGCCATCTCCACGTTCGTCACCACCGCCAGGGATTTTCCCGAAATCAAAACCTGCGGAAACACGCCTTCATAAACATTCATCGTGACCACGCCGTTGGTGATGCGCTCGCGGGCGAGAGACACGTTGACATCCGGATAACCGTGCTGTTGAAAGCGGGTGAGCACCTCCGATGCGGCCTGCACGATTTGTCCCAGGCTGACGTTCGTCCCCATGTAATTGGTCAAAATAAGCGGGGGCGCATTGGAAAAAATTTTCGCACTGTAACGGACCTCGTAATCGTGAACTTCAAAAAAAGGCCCGGCATTGAGCGCCACCGAATCCGGCTGCGGCACTGAATTAGTGGAACCAGATGCGGAATCCGCCGCCTGCGTCCGCGCGCAAAGCAACAGGCAGGCGCACGCGAAGAACACGCGCCACACCTGCGCCGTACATAAATTGGCCCTTTGCCGGGCTCCAGGAATCATCATCGTAACTCCGCCACACTGGTCGGTTTCGGAGCGCGAAGCCTGCGAGATGATTATTACGAAGAGTTGGCGGATGTGTGACAAATGGGAAACGAAACCGGATTGGCATATCTCGTATTCCCTTGTTTTTTCCTGCGCCTTCGCCGCCGAACTATTTTCACAAATGTAATCGGACCGACATCTGTCTGTAATTCGCTGCGCCTATCTATGCTCCTCCGTGCGCGAAGTCGAAAATTTTTTGAAACTCATTTCGTGATTTTAAGTTTGGCTGATCTTCGACCGGAGCGCCGTGATAAAATGAAAAAAACCGTTGCTGCAAAATTTCGGGTCGAAGATTTTTCTGAACCGCATCTGGTTCTTTGCGAAATTGTGCTGGCCTCGGGCTCCGAGTGGACCCCACAACTCCCTGGCTGGATGGTCATCCATGTCTCCTCCGGCGTGGGCTACTGGCTGCATCCGCGGATGAACCGCGAACTGCCGACGGGCGCAGTGGTCGTGCATTCCGACCAGGTGCGCGGCTCCATTCGCGCCAGCCAGGTCGGCGAACTGCGCCTTGATTTTTTCCGCGTCGAGCCTGCCAAGCTCACGGGCATGGTCACCATGTCCGACCAGCGGCTGCTGCAAAGCGCCGCCGGTGATGAAAAACTTTCCCTGCGCGTCGTGCCGCCCAACCCGGTTTTTTCCGAGACGCTCAAGAAATTAAATGCCGCCGAACTCGGCAACCGTTTTCCGGTGCGCGCCCAGTTGCTGCTCTTGTTCCTCGAAGTCTTTGGCGGCGATTTCGAACAATCGCGCCTGGAATCGCGCGCCGGTTTCGATGCCAGCGTGCGGTTGCGCCAGATGCTCAACCAAATGTCCGCTTCGGAACTCATGGAGATGAGTTTCTCTGAACTCGTCAGCAAGACCGGCTGCTCGGCGCGGCACGTCAGCCGTTTATTTACTGAGATGGTCGGCGTGTCGTTCCGCGAGAAACAGGTCGAGTTGCGCCTGGCGCGCGCGTGCGAACTGCTGGCCACCACGGATTATAAAGTCGTGGATGTCGCGCTCGAAAGCGGCTATCAGTCCACCAGTCTTTTCAATCTCATTTTCAAACAGCGTTTCAACATCAGCCCCGCAAAATGGCGCGATCGTGTGCAACGCCGCAAGCCCGCGCGCGAATCCGTTCGCCGCCTTCATGCCGCCGCGTGATTCGGTTTTGCACAAATATTTTTCAACTGGCCGTAAAATTTTTTCACCCCTTCAAAAAAACCAACGCCGCTTTTTTCCACTGACATGTCACTCATTTTTCTCCATTCGTCACAACCGTCACCGCGCGTGACCATAAAGTAACACGCGCCATCTTTACCCTCGCGCGCACGAAAGCTATGTTTCGGCAGCTTTGAGAAACGAAAACCGATTTTGTTCCCGAGTATATAGAAAGATTAGATCGTCCGGCGTTGTGTGATCGCGCCCGCGCTTCATTTATCATCATGGTCAGCCATCGTTCCATAGGCATTCGCAGTTCGGCATTAGCTTGCCAGATGTTGCTCGTGACTTGCAGCTTTTGGGGTTGGTTCCTGATCTGGCAATCTTCCTTCGTCTGGGATGTTGGAGCGCTCAAGGGCTATCTCCTTTACAACGAATTTTTATTGATCGGCATTCTGTTCAGCGGCGAACGCAAGCGCGAGGCGACCGGGCAGCATCACGAATGGGTGAGTGCCATCCGTCAGAGTTTTCGCCAGACGCTCGTCGGAATTTTTTGCGTGTTCATGGTCGTCTTTGCGCGGCAGGACGCGGCGGTTTCACGCTCCTTTTTCTTCAGCTACATTCCGTGGCTGTATCTCACCCTGATTTTTTCCAGATATTTTATCCCGCGTTATCTCGGCAAGTGGGCCTTCTCGGGCGACCGCGAAGAACGCGTGGCCCTGGCCGGCACCGGCGAACAGGCCGCCCGGCTCGCGCCGTGGCTCGAGCAAAAAAGTTTTGTCGGCCTGCGCACGATCGGCTTGATCTGCCCGCAATCTTCAACTTCGATCGCCTCGCCGTATCCGGTCCTCGGTACGATTGACCACATGAAGGAAATTCTCGCGGACAGTTCCATCACGCAGGTGATCGTGCTCGACCTTTCCCTGGGCAGCGCCTGGATCCGGCAAATGACTCATCTCTGCGAAGACGCCGCCGTCCGCCTGCTTGCAGTCAACGATCTCAACGCCTACTTCAACCACACCACCACGGTCTTTGAAGACGATGGCATCCGGTTCATCGGCCTGCGCGAGGAACCGCTGGAAAGCCCGATGAATCGTCTGTTCAAGCGCATCCTGGATTTGGCTGTGGCGCTGCCGGTGGTCGTGCTTATTCTGCCTTTCGTCACCGCGCTCGTGTGGTGTCTCCATCGGCTGCAATCGCCCGGGCCGGTTTTTTTTCGCCAGGTGCGCACCGGCATGATGGGCCGCCCTTTCGGCATGTATAAATACCGCACCATGCACGTTCACAAAGGAGATGAAAATAAACAGGCCTCCAAAAACGACCCGCGCATCTTCTCCGCGGGGGCATGGCTGCGCCGTTTCAGCGTGGATGAAATTCCCCAGTTCCTCAATGTCGTCCTCGGCGACATGAGCGTGGTGGGGCCGCGTCCGCATTTGCCGAAGCACGAGGAACTGTTCGCCAGGGTGATGAGCCGTTACTTCATCCGCAAATTCATCCGCCCGGGCCTCACCGGCTGGGCGCAGGTCAGCGGCTTTCGCGGCGAGATCCATTGCGAAGGCGACATCCAGAAACGCGTGGAGGCCGATATTTATTATTTGGAAAACTGGTCGTTCAGCCTGGATTGCCTGATCATCCTTCGAACGATCAAACACTGCATCTTTCCGCCGCGCAGCGCCTACTAGAAAGTTTACGCATTTGCCACAGAACTGTCATGCGGACGACATGAGCGCGGGGGAAGATGTTCGTCCGGTCGCGCCGCGTCGCCGCAAAGCATTGCGAGAGTATTTGCGAAGCGTCGCCGCGGTCACCGGCTGGGCAAAATAACCGGGCAGGGCAATCCGCCGGTTGAGTAGATAAGCGGCCGTTGGAAATGGTTTTGACAATACATCGTCAAAAGCCAGGGGCGGTAGCTTGTTTAAAAGAGCGTGGCTGAAAAAACTATTATTTTACCGTCCCATACTTCGAATGGGAACGGGAATGGCAACGGGTCGGGCGCAAACTACCGCCTGACACTCATGGCCCCCAAGCGGCGCTACCTCTCCTACCTTCGCGAGCGTTGGTGGGTGATTATGGTGTGCATCGCCCTGACCGTGAGCGCGCTTTTCGTTTACGAAACCGTGCGCGGCGAAAAAGTCTTGTCCTACGCGCAGCTCTACGCCAGCGCCGAAATGCAAGTGGCCGCCGTGAGTTTCTTCAATGAAGAAGCCTTGACCTATTTCGGCACGCAAATCGAACTGCTTAAAAGCGCGCACCTGCAAAACGCCGCCTACCAGCGAATCGGCTACGTCCCCAAGCCCAATCAGCCGCCGCCCGTGAAGCTCGAAATCATTCAGCCGCTCAAGACTTCCATCCTGGAATTGGAAGCCACCGGCTCCGACCCCGCGATCACGCAAAATTTCCTTCAGGCGCTGATTGACGAGTATCTCAATTATAAAAAAGAAGCGCGCGACACCATCTCGCAGGAAATCATGCAGTCGCTCACCGACCAGATTTCCAAAAAAGAAGACGATCTGAAAAGCGAGCAGGATCAGTGGGCGCATTTTCAAAAATCCAACAACATCGTCGTGTTGGATCAGGAAACTCGGAGCGCCGGCCTGTATCTCGCCGAATTAAATATGCAGTTGGCCAAACTCAAGCTCGACCGCGATCTGCTTGCGCGGGGATTGGACGTCACTCAAATGGATTCTCCAGCCGTAATGAGCGCGCCAGCCGTGACCAACGCAACCGGGAGCATTCCAGCCTACATCTCCACCAATTTTGCCGAACAACTTTCAAGCGACGCCGCGCTCAAATCCGCCAAGGTCCAGCTTGCCGTCACTCGCGGTGAACGCGATCAGACGCTTGCCGAACACGGCGAAACCGCCGCGCACCGTTTGAATGACGAGGTCGCGCGCCTCGAACGCACCGTGCAAATCCTGGAAGAACAAAATCTCGCCGAGCGCAAAGCCACGCTGGAAGATTTGAACAAACGCATCAGTGCCATGGAGACCTCCATTCCCACCTGGGAAGCCAAGGTGCTCGACATGAACGACCGCCTCTCCGAAGGCGAGCGCCTCAAAAGCAGTGTGCAACGCGAACAAGGCTATTACGATCACGTATTGTCCACACTCCAGAATGTGGACCTCGGCAAGAACGTGCAGACCGAGCGCCTCGCCGTCCTCCAACGCGCCACGTCCCCCGAACCCGTGAAACGCCACTTGATAATCTGGTTCGCGCTCGCCGTGATCGGGGGATTTTTCATGGCCCTGGGTCTGGTCTTCTGCTGGTATTTGCTCGATGACCGTTTTGTTTCCGTCCGCGATATCAAGGAGCAGTACGGCGAAATGGTGCTCGGCCTCGTCCCGCAAATTCGCGTGCCGAAATCCAGGCCGCACCAGGCCTTGCTCGAACACGGTGACCGGCGTCACACCTACGCCGAGTCCTATCGCCACTTGCGCTCGGCCATTTTATTTTCGTCCTTTGGCGAAGGCCGTCCGCAAACGCTTCTCGTCACCAGTTCCGCGCCCGGCGAAGGCAAAACGACCATCGCTCTCAACCTTGCCCGCTTGCTCGCCCGTAGCGGCCTGCGCGTCGTGCTGGTGGATGCCGATGCGCGCCGTCGCGGACTCAGTTCCCTGCTGAATGCGAAAGACCAAACCGGCATGCTCGATTTCCTGCGAGGCGATGCCGACGCCGCGCAAGTGACGCACCCGACCGATACGCCCGGATTATCCTATGTGCCCGTCGGCACGCACAACGAATTGACCGAGGGCGTTTTCCTGCGCCCCCGGCTGGCCGAGTTGCTGCGCGGGTTGCGTGAAGAACGCGACTTCGTGATTTTTGACGGCGCGCCGATTTTGGCGTCGGACGATGCCGCCGTGCTCGTGCCGCTCGTGGACGCCGTGGTGCTCGTGACCCGGCCTTTCTACACCCGCTCGCGCCTCATCCGTCAGGCACTCGATATGCTTTATCAACGCCAGGCCAAGTGCGTGAGTTTCATTCACAACCGCGCCCGTGCGGATGATCTTGCGGGTCATTATGAAATGAATGGAGTTCCAGTCCCGGCGCGAAACGGCGCCGCGTAATGACTGGCTCAAAATCAGGCACGTGTTGTCATCAAAAATAAACTGGCCGCGAGTTTCAAAGAAAAAGTTGATGAACCTGACTACCATTTGGAAGCGTCTTTTTCACTGGGCCGGACTCTTGTGTTTGCTGGCCAAACTGCCGTCGGCATCTGCGGCCGACCCGCACTATGTCTTCGCGCATTACATGGTTTGTTTCGCCACCTACGGCGCCACCGTGGCGGGTTACGAACAGGACATCAAGGATGCCCAGGCCGCGGGCGTGGATGGTTTCGTTTTGGATGTGCCTGAGTGGAACGGTCCGGATACCTATTACAACACCCGCACCGAACAAATTTTCCAGGCCGCCGAAGCGCTCGGCACTCATTTCAAATTGCTCTTCTCAGTGGAAATGACCAACACCGCGGACATCGTCGCCATGCTAGGCACGTATACCGCCCGCTCAAATTATTTCTATTTCCACAACAAAGCCGTCGTCTCCACCTACGGCCAAAACTCGGTGGACTGGGCCAACGGCGTGTTCGCGCCGCTCAGCAAACAGGGCATCAATGTTTTTTTCGTTCCCTATTTCGAGCCCGAACCGATTTCGCACGCGCAGGATTATTCCAATGCCACCAACCTGCTCACGAAATATACAAACATCCTCGACGGCCTGTATTATTTCGCCGCCGGAACCGTGAGCAACATGATCGGCATTAACGACAGTTACAATCAGGCCTGCAAGCAATACGGCAAAATATTCATGGCCGGTTATTCTCCCAGCTATTGGGGCTGCAACCAGCCGCCCACCCGCGGCTACATCGAGGACGACGGCGGCGAAGGAACCGTGTCGCAATGGACGAACATCATCCAGACGCAGCCTGACTGGGTGGAAATCACGACCTGGAATGATTGGGGAGAAAGCACCTACATTTCGCCCATCGCCGACCCAAGCGTTTATTTTCCCGATGTCGCAAGTCCGCGCCGTTATAGTCACGGCGGTTTTCTGGAACTCTCGCGGCGTTACATCGCGTGGTATAAAACCGGCCAGCCGCCGGCAAATAATGCGGACGCGCTGTTTTATTTTTATCGCACGCATTCCACCAATGCGGTCGCTTCCAGCCCAACCGAACTGCCCGTGACCAACTTCAAAGGCGACGTCGCGGACATCATTTACACCACCGTGATCCTTACTGCACCGGCCACATTGCAAATTTCTTCCGGCCCGAAAATGTTCACCAATTCACTTCCAGCGGGCATGACGCATGTTCGCGTGCCCTTCGCGCCGGGCGCGCAAAAATTTTCCGTGACGCGCAACGGCACGCAGGTTCTTTCCGCGCAGGGCCCGGACATCCTTTCAGCCATTCAGGTGTATGATTATTTTCCCGCCAGTGGTTACACCTACGGGCTGCCGGCGCCGTCGAATTTGAGGATCGTTCACTAGACTCGTCCGTCCTCAAAAACGTCTTCGGTTTTTTAATTCTTTTCGGATTCTTTCAACCTTTGTTCACCGCGCGATCAATGCGATCCCATTTCTTTTCAGTGACTCCGCAACGCATCGGTAATTTCGTCATCGCCGCCTCGCCGGAAATGCTGCGCCCTTTCTGGTTGAAATTGCGCGCTTCACCGATTGGAGTGCGCTTGGTGCGCGGCGCGTTTTGGAGCGTCGCGGGAACGATGGTATCGCGCGCGCTGGGATTGCTGGCCTCAATCGCGCTTGCTCGCATCCTTGGCCGCACCGCCTTTGGCGAACTGGGCACGATCCAAAGCACCGCGGGGTTGTTCGGGATTTTTGCCGGGCTGGGACTCGGCATCACCGCGACCAAATACGTGGCGGAACTTCGAGACACCCACGAGCAGCGTTGCGGGCGCGTGATCGGCTTCTGCCTGACCACGGCGATGGCTGGCGGCACTGCGGCGGGGCTCGGTCTTTTGATTTTCGCAAAATGGCTGGCGGCGCACACGCTCGCCGCGCCGCAGCTTGCCGGGGCTTTGCGTTGGAGCGCATTGCTGGTTTTGCTGAGCACCGTGCAGGGCGCTTACCAGGGGGCGCTGGCGGGTTTCGAGGCATTCAAAGGCACGGCCTCGATAAGCTTCTACAGTGGACTTCTAAGTGTGCCCCTTATCGTGGTGGGCGGATGGTTGGCGGGAGTTGAGGGTGCGGTTGGCGGCTTGATTTTGCAGGCGCTCGCGGCGTGCGTATTAAGTCATGCGATGCTCAGGAAAGAAATGGCGCGGGCGCGCATCCCGCTTTCGTTTGCCGTGCACATGGCTGAATGGCGGTTGCTTTGGCGATTCACCGTGCCTGCGTTTCTCTCCGGCATGGCTGCGACGCCTGCTTCGTGGTTTTCGCGCACGCTGCTGGTCAACCAGCCCGGCGGCTATCCCGAAATGGCGATGGTCAGCGCTGCCAATCAATGGATGAATTTGCTGACATTCATTCCCTACATGCTGGGCAGCGTGCTCGTGCCCGTCTTCGCCAATCTCCACGCCACAGGGAAGCAAAAGGAATTCCGCCGCCTGCTGGGATATAACCTGGTGCTGAACGCCAGTGTCACCAGTGCCCTCGCGCTGCCCATCATGCTTTGCGCGCCCATCATCTTGGGATTTTACGGGCCGGGCTTCCGCGACGGCGTGATGATTTTCTGGATCTCCATGATCGTGGCCATCATCACCGCGGTAAACAATCTCTTCTCGCGGGCCATGCAGAGCGCGGGCAAAGCGTGGATTGATTTAAGTTCAAGCGTGCTGTGGGCGATGAGTGTGGTCGCGGGCGGTTGGTTTTTGATTCGTCCGTGCAAAGGCATCGGCCTGGTCGTGACCATGGCGCTGGCGGCATTCGCGCTGGCCATCTGGCAATGGTTCCTGTTGCAGAAAGTTTTTCTGAAGATGAACGGAGCAGCGCATGGTGGTTGATTCTCAATTCCACGATTCTGTGGTCGGGGCCATCGCGCGCCATAGCCGCACGCTTGGGCAGTTTCCGCGGTTGCGAGATCGTGCGCTCTACATTTACGGACGGATTTTGCGGCGCGTGTCCTGGCCGTTGCCGGGAAGACACTCGGCGGTGCAAGTCCGCTTGCGCGATCAGCCCGATCCTTTTCATCTGCGGCTCAGTTCAACAGACTGGCTCGTGCTCGAGGAAATTTTTCAGCATGAAGAATACACCTTCGTGCGTGACGTGATCAAAGATGCCGGTCTCATCGTGGACCTCGGTGCTAACGTCGGCTACAGCCTGCGCTACTGGCAGACACTTTTTCCCAACGCGCAAATTTTGGCGATGGAACCCGAGCCCAATAATTTTTTAATGTGCGCGCGCAACGTCGGTTCTGCCGGCTTGGCAAAACAAGTTACCCTGCTGCAAGCCGCAGCCGGCGCGCGCCGCGAGCTACTCCGTCTCGTGGACGGCGGGGAAGGGGAGTGGGCGTATCGCACCGAAGGCGGCGCATCTCAACGCGGCTGCGCGGTGGATGTCCTGCCGCTTGGTGAAGTGCTCGCTCAACATGTGAAGGGCCGGAAAATTGATCTGCTCAAGTGCGATATCGAGGGAGCCGAAAAAGATCTTTTCGCCCATTGCGCTCCGTGGATTGAAATGGTCAATGCCATCGTGGTTGAACTGCATCCGCCCTATACCTTGGCCGAATTGCGCTCGGCCCTTGCGCAATCCGGCGCGCATTTCGAGGTCACCGTCCAGATCAACCGCAAGCTTTGTCCCCTGGTATTATTGCAACGGCAAAAGTCTTCCAGCGAAAGATGATTTCCATGTTCGCCGCCTCCGTCGTCATCACCACCAAAAACCGCCGGGAGGATCTCTGCAAGAGTATCGTGTCCGCGTTGCAGCAGACGTTTCCGCTCGAAATTTTGGTGATGGACGATGCCTCGACCGACGGAACCGCGGAACACGTGAAACGTCATTTTCCGCAAGTTCAAGTGCATCGTTCCGAAGTGTCGCTTGGCTACATCGTCCAGCGCAATCGCGCCGCCCGGCTGGCCAAATCCGGCATCATCATCTCCATGGACGATGACGCAATTTTTTCGAGTGAATTCGTGGTGGGCCACACCTTGCGCGAATTTGACAACCCTCGCGTGGGCGCCGTGGCGATTCCTTTCGTGGATGTCAACCGCGGGCCTTCCATCTACCAATGCGCGCCGCAGGCCGAAAAACTTTATGCCATTTACAGCTTCACCGGAACCGCCCACGCGTTGCGCCGGGATCTTTTTCTCAAGCTCGGCGGATACCGTGAAAATCTGATCCACCAGGGCGAAGAGGAAGACTACTGCCTCCGCCTGCTGGATGCGGGCTTCATCACGCGCTGCGGCCGGTCCGACCCAATCCTGCATTTTGAATCGCCGCGCCGGAGTTTCAAACGCATGGATTATTATGGCGCGCGCAATAAAATTCTTTACGCGTGGCACAATGTCCCGTGGGGGCAACTGCCCATGCATCTGGCCGGCACGACTTTCAAGAGCGCCATTTACACGTTCAAGCCTGATCGCCTGCTGACCCGCCTGTGCGGCATCGGCAACGCCTACGCTTCCATTTTTTCCGGCCAGATCCGTCGCCGGCCCGTTAATAGAAAGAGCTACCGAGCCAGTCAAAACCTCAAACGAAACGGCCCGCAGTCCTTCGACAAAATCGAAGCACTTCTTTCAAAAACCAAACGGCCACAACCCCTGATCACTTGTGAGTCCTAACTCAAACGATTACTTGCAATCGTCCCCATCCGAATCGCCATCATCCGGCAACGCCCAGCGCTGGATTGTTTCCCAGGAAGGAACGCGGCAAACCTATTCCGTGCCGTTAAGCTTTCATCGCCTCGGTCTTCTGCGAACCATGTACACCGACATCTGGTGGCCATGGGCGCGCCAGCTCCTCAAGCGCGGTCCTGCGGGCACGCGCGCTCTCGCCACAAGATTCAACCGCGAAATTCCTTCCGAGCGGGTCGTCTCTTTCAATCAATTCGCCACCGTTTGGCGGATTGGCGATCACCTGCGCCGGCGCTTTCCTGACCGTCGAAAAATGTCAGACGAGTTTTGCACTTTTGGCCGCTGGATGGCTACCTGCGTGCGTGATCATCTCAAGCATCAGGAATTGGACTCGGAGCGTGATTGTTTTTTCGGCTTCGACACGAATTGTTTGGAGACGCTGGAGTTCCTGAAACCTCGCGGCGTTTTCACATTGGTGGATCAGGTTGATCCCGGCTTGGTCGAGGAAGAGTTGGTCATCGCCGAAGCGGAGAAGTGGCCGGGCTGGGAAGGCATTCCCGGCCGTTTTTCCCAGGAGTATTGGGACCGGTTGAAAGCCGAGTGGAACCTCGCCGATCTGATTTTGGTGAATTCCACATGGTCGCGCGACGCACTCATGCGCCAGGGTGTGCCGTGTGAAAAAATGGTCACCGTTCCGCTGGCCATTGACCTCGCTGCTGATCACGCGCTGACTCCCGTCAATCCCGAAGGCAAGCTGACGGTCTTGTGGCTGGGCAGCGTCATCCTGCGCAAGGGAATCCAGTATTTGGTGGAAGCAGCGCGCAAATTGGAACCGTACGGCGTGGAGTTTATTCTGGCGGGCAAGATGGGAATTTCTCAAGACGCCATCCGCACATTTCCGCCCAACGTGAAGATCGTTGGCCGCGTTACCCGCGATCTGGTGGGTCAATTTTATCGCCAGGCTCATGTGTTCGCTCTGCCGACGATCTCCGACGGCTTTGCCATCACCCAGCTTGAGGCGATGGCTCACGGCTTGCCCGTCGTGACGACTCCCAACTGTGGCGACGTCGTCACTGACGGCGTGGACGGCCTGATCGTGCCCGCGCGCGATAGTCAGGCGCTGGCCGATGCGCTGGCGAAGTTGAACGACGATCGCCAACTGCTGCACGCCATGTCCCGCAACGCCCTCCAAACCATTCAAAAATACGACCTGCCTTCCAACGCGCGCATGATTCAGCAGTTGGTTTCACAACGCAGGTTGAGCAACGAGATGCAAACCGTCTGACCGGCCGTGCGCGTTCCGAAAATCCGTAAATTTTTCAATCATGCTTGAGGCTGCATTAATAGCGCAGGTGATTTTTTGGCTGGTCGTGCTGGGCGTCTTTCTGGCCAGCGGGCAGGCGTCATTGCTTCACCCTTCGACGGTTTACCTGGTCTTCCACGGATTGGTTTTCGTGGTCCGGCCGCTGCTGGTCCATTTTCTGGATTTCAATTCGATCTGGACCTACATCGGCTTTCAACCTGACGAAAGCGCCATGATAAAAACCCTGGCGGTCACTTCGGTTGCGTTGGCGGTTTTCGTGGGCGTAAACCTTTTTGCCGGTCGCGTGCTAAATGTCTTTCCGCCCGGCCAGCCGGATTCGCTATCGCCGCTGCAATCCAAAGCACTGGTGATCACTGGCTGCCTGCTCCTGCCCCTGATGGCGTTCTCCATCATCAGAACGGCATCCGGCCACGCCGGGGGCGAACGCGCCGCCAACGGCATCTACATCATGACCACTTCAACGGGCTACATCAATGACGCGCAGTTTATGGTCGCGCCACTTTTGTGCGCGTGGCTGTTGATGACACGTTTTCATTGGCTCAACGCTTTGCCGGTCACGATCTATGTGGGTTACCGTACCTGGTGTGGGTTGTCGCGCTTTACCATCATCACTTTCCTGCTCGCCATCGTCATGTCCTATTGCTGGTATCATCGCAAAAAATGGCCGCCGCTCACTGCCATCCTCGCGGCCATTCCCGTGCTGATGCTCTTCAATACGCTCGGCCATAACCGCGAGTATTTACAAAATTATTTCAAAGGTTATGGCGCTTCAGCCCTCCAATTGGACGCCGGCCTCTCCCGGTTTGAAAAGTTCCGCGCCCGTACCGATACCCAGGATTTTGCCAATTACGATTATCTCACCTTCATACTGGCGCTCGTCCCGGAACGCACCCACACCTACACTTACGGCGTCCAGTATCTCCAGCTTTTTACCGAGCCGATCCCGCGGATTTTATGGCGCGGCAAACCGGCCGGCGCGCCGGTGGAAACCTTTGACATCAGCGCCTACGGCAATTTCATCGGCCTTACTTTCAGCCTGCCGGGCGATGGCTGGTGCAGCGGCGGCTGGATCGGCCTGGTGATCACTATGGCAATCGTCGGCGGCGTGCTTGGAACTTTTCACCGCTGGTTCTGGAACCACATCAACAATCCCATGGCCGCGATGTTTTACATCAGCGCGATGGCCATGATCCTCCAGTGGTACCGCGATGGCGGCATCTCCATCAGCAAATTCATCATGTGGAACTGGCTGCCGCTCTTCATCTGGATGGGCGTCACGTGGCTGCTGGGCGAACGGTTCCTGCCGGGCAACACGATCATTCTCCGCCCCGGTGACAAACTGCGTTTGATCGAGCACAAATCATGACCGCAACCGAACCACCAGCGGTGAGGCCGATGGCATCCGGCGATGCCATCCCGGCCCCGCGCCGCGATTCCCCCATCGGAGTTTTCCTGCAATGCACCAATCTCGGCGGCATGGAGAGGGTGGCCTACTCGCTGTTTGACCGGTTGGCGGCGCGCGGCTTTGACTTGCGCATCGCCACTCCGCGCCCTTGGGGTTTGGGTGAACCGCTGGTGAAGCGGGTGGACGCCGGAGCGGAGGCTTTTGATTATCGCGGCAAATTCGGCTGGCGATCTTTTCGCCATTTTCACCAGCGCACGAAAGTGGTTGGTGAAAATTGTGACTGCCTTTGGGTCATCGGCACCTGCGCCAGTTGCCTGGCGGCCGCGCGGATGACCGGTCGTCCGGCGCTCCTGAGCCACCATTATGCTCACTTTGAAAATCGGGCATCATGGCTGCGT
Protein-coding sequences here:
- a CDS encoding glycosyltransferase; the encoded protein is MFAASVVITTKNRREDLCKSIVSALQQTFPLEILVMDDASTDGTAEHVKRHFPQVQVHRSEVSLGYIVQRNRAARLAKSGIIISMDDDAIFSSEFVVGHTLREFDNPRVGAVAIPFVDVNRGPSIYQCAPQAEKLYAIYSFTGTAHALRRDLFLKLGGYRENLIHQGEEEDYCLRLLDAGFITRCGRSDPILHFESPRRSFKRMDYYGARNKILYAWHNVPWGQLPMHLAGTTFKSAIYTFKPDRLLTRLCGIGNAYASIFSGQIRRRPVNRKSYRASQNLKRNGPQSFDKIEALLSKTKRPQPLITCES
- a CDS encoding glycosyltransferase family 4 protein, giving the protein MSPNSNDYLQSSPSESPSSGNAQRWIVSQEGTRQTYSVPLSFHRLGLLRTMYTDIWWPWARQLLKRGPAGTRALATRFNREIPSERVVSFNQFATVWRIGDHLRRRFPDRRKMSDEFCTFGRWMATCVRDHLKHQELDSERDCFFGFDTNCLETLEFLKPRGVFTLVDQVDPGLVEEELVIAEAEKWPGWEGIPGRFSQEYWDRLKAEWNLADLILVNSTWSRDALMRQGVPCEKMVTVPLAIDLAADHALTPVNPEGKLTVLWLGSVILRKGIQYLVEAARKLEPYGVEFILAGKMGISQDAIRTFPPNVKIVGRVTRDLVGQFYRQAHVFALPTISDGFAITQLEAMAHGLPVVTTPNCGDVVTDGVDGLIVPARDSQALADALAKLNDDRQLLHAMSRNALQTIQKYDLPSNARMIQQLVSQRRLSNEMQTV
- a CDS encoding oligosaccharide flippase family protein; amino-acid sequence: MTPQRIGNFVIAASPEMLRPFWLKLRASPIGVRLVRGAFWSVAGTMVSRALGLLASIALARILGRTAFGELGTIQSTAGLFGIFAGLGLGITATKYVAELRDTHEQRCGRVIGFCLTTAMAGGTAAGLGLLIFAKWLAAHTLAAPQLAGALRWSALLVLLSTVQGAYQGALAGFEAFKGTASISFYSGLLSVPLIVVGGWLAGVEGAVGGLILQALAACVLSHAMLRKEMARARIPLSFAVHMAEWRLLWRFTVPAFLSGMAATPASWFSRTLLVNQPGGYPEMAMVSAANQWMNLLTFIPYMLGSVLVPVFANLHATGKQKEFRRLLGYNLVLNASVTSALALPIMLCAPIILGFYGPGFRDGVMIFWISMIVAIITAVNNLFSRAMQSAGKAWIDLSSSVLWAMSVVAGGWFLIRPCKGIGLVVTMALAAFALAIWQWFLLQKVFLKMNGAAHGG
- a CDS encoding FkbM family methyltransferase, translated to MVGAIARHSRTLGQFPRLRDRALYIYGRILRRVSWPLPGRHSAVQVRLRDQPDPFHLRLSSTDWLVLEEIFQHEEYTFVRDVIKDAGLIVDLGANVGYSLRYWQTLFPNAQILAMEPEPNNFLMCARNVGSAGLAKQVTLLQAAAGARRELLRLVDGGEGEWAYRTEGGASQRGCAVDVLPLGEVLAQHVKGRKIDLLKCDIEGAEKDLFAHCAPWIEMVNAIVVELHPPYTLAELRSALAQSGAHFEVTVQINRKLCPLVLLQRQKSSSER